One window of Vibrio sinaloensis genomic DNA carries:
- a CDS encoding DUF2753 family protein — translation MAINDWEKHTLIADFAMQDGDHLRSVLHYQQALTLSEEIRDNPQIELEERLVISVISCHNMAGFWRTIGDTKYELKYLQLASEKVLTLLPQCPNTHCDAFVDSLGCCKKALVEFIKRHPNPEIARLVQDFDSAANCNLIAKFQLN, via the coding sequence ATGGCCATTAATGACTGGGAAAAGCATACGCTTATCGCTGACTTTGCGATGCAAGACGGGGACCACCTGCGAAGTGTTCTCCACTACCAACAAGCGTTAACCTTGAGTGAAGAGATTCGCGATAATCCACAAATAGAGTTGGAAGAGCGCTTGGTGATTTCGGTGATTTCCTGCCATAACATGGCTGGGTTTTGGCGAACTATCGGCGATACCAAGTACGAACTCAAATACCTACAACTCGCCTCAGAAAAAGTACTCACACTCCTGCCACAATGCCCAAACACACATTGTGATGCCTTTGTAGATTCTCTCGGCTGTTGCAAAAAAGCCTTAGTTGAATTTATTAAACGTCACCCTAATCCAGAGATAGCACGCTTAGTACAAGATTTCGATAGTGCGGCAAACTGCAATCTTATCGCCAAGTTTCAACTCAACTAA
- the gloA gene encoding lactoylglutathione lyase, whose protein sequence is MSNGRILHTMLRVGDLDKSIQFYTEVMGMQLLRTNENKEYEYTLAFLGYGDESQGAVIELTYNWGKTEYDLGTAFGHIAIGVDDIYSTCDAIKAAGGNVTREPGPVKGGTTHIAFVKDPDGYMIELIQNKQATAGLEG, encoded by the coding sequence ATGTCAAACGGCAGAATTCTACATACAATGCTTCGAGTTGGCGATCTGGACAAATCGATCCAGTTCTACACTGAAGTAATGGGCATGCAACTACTGCGCACCAATGAGAACAAAGAATATGAGTACACTTTAGCGTTTCTTGGCTATGGTGATGAGTCTCAGGGCGCGGTGATTGAGCTCACCTACAACTGGGGCAAAACCGAATACGATCTGGGTACTGCATTTGGCCACATAGCGATTGGCGTCGACGACATCTACTCGACTTGTGATGCTATCAAAGCCGCGGGCGGCAATGTGACTCGCGAGCCGGGCCCAGTCAAAGGTGGCACGACTCACATCGCCTTCGTGAAAGATCCAGACGGCTACATGATTGAGCTGATCCAAAACAAGCAAGCGACAGCCGGCTTGGAAGGATAA
- the nth gene encoding endonuclease III translates to MNKEKRRLILERLREHNPNPQTELNWSTPFELLIAVLLSAQATDVSVNKATDKLYPVANTPQGLLDLGVEGVKEYIKTIGLFNSKAENVIKTCQILIDQHGGEVPEDRDALEALPGVGRKTANVVLNTAFGWPTIAVDTHIYRVSNRTKFAMGKNVDQVEEKLLKVVPKEFKLDVHHWLILHGRYTCVARKPRCGSCIIEDLCEYKDKVYPEN, encoded by the coding sequence ATGAATAAAGAAAAACGAAGACTCATATTGGAACGCCTGAGAGAGCATAATCCCAATCCACAGACCGAGCTCAACTGGAGTACCCCATTCGAGCTGTTGATCGCCGTCTTATTGTCGGCACAAGCAACAGATGTGAGCGTGAATAAAGCGACCGATAAACTTTATCCAGTCGCGAACACGCCACAGGGGTTGCTTGATCTTGGTGTCGAAGGGGTAAAAGAGTACATCAAGACCATTGGGTTATTTAACTCCAAAGCGGAGAACGTTATCAAAACCTGCCAGATCCTCATCGACCAGCACGGCGGCGAAGTGCCCGAAGATCGAGATGCGCTGGAGGCTCTACCAGGTGTTGGGCGCAAAACCGCCAACGTGGTGCTCAACACTGCGTTTGGTTGGCCGACCATCGCCGTCGATACCCATATCTATCGTGTTTCAAATCGCACTAAGTTTGCCATGGGCAAAAACGTCGATCAGGTTGAAGAGAAGCTGCTCAAAGTGGTGCCAAAAGAGTTCAAGTTAGATGTCCACCACTGGCTTATCCTACACGGACGCTATACTTGTGTGGCGCGTAAGCCACGTTGCGGCAGCTGTATTATTGAAGATCTTTGCGAGTACAAAGACAAAGTATACCCAGAAAATTAG
- a CDS encoding electron transport complex subunit E: protein MSDHKTLIKNGLWDNNPALVQLLGLCPLLAVSSTVTNALGLGIATLLVLVGSNVTVSLVRDYVPKEVRIPVFVMIIAALVTCVQLLMNAYAYGLYLSLGIFIPLIVTNCIIIGRAEAFASKNNVLPAAQDGFWMGLGMTSVLVALGAMRELIGNGTLFDGAELLLGPWAQSLRIEVFQFDNSFLLALLPPGAFIGVGLLIAVKNVIDKQIEARQPKKKQTIERARVTNA, encoded by the coding sequence ATGAGTGATCATAAAACCTTAATTAAAAATGGCCTTTGGGATAACAACCCTGCCTTAGTGCAACTGCTAGGCCTATGTCCGTTACTCGCCGTATCATCAACCGTCACTAACGCGCTAGGATTAGGGATTGCCACCTTGTTGGTTTTAGTCGGCTCAAACGTCACTGTCTCTCTAGTGCGAGATTACGTGCCGAAAGAAGTGCGTATTCCTGTATTTGTCATGATCATTGCTGCGCTGGTTACCTGCGTGCAGTTATTAATGAACGCCTACGCCTATGGTCTCTACTTATCGCTTGGTATTTTCATCCCACTGATCGTGACCAACTGTATCATCATCGGCCGCGCCGAGGCGTTTGCCTCGAAAAACAACGTGCTCCCTGCAGCGCAAGATGGATTCTGGATGGGACTCGGTATGACCAGCGTTCTGGTCGCATTGGGCGCCATGCGTGAGTTAATCGGTAACGGAACACTGTTTGACGGTGCCGAGTTATTGCTTGGCCCTTGGGCGCAATCGCTACGCATAGAGGTGTTCCAGTTCGACAACAGCTTCCTACTCGCGCTATTGCCGCCTGGGGCGTTTATCGGTGTCGGCTTACTGATCGCCGTGAAAAACGTCATAGATAAACAGATCGAAGCACGTCAGCCGAAGAAAAAACAGACCATAGAACGTGCTCGTGTTACCAACGCCTAG
- the rsxG gene encoding electron transport complex subunit RsxG yields MINAIRKNGLVLAVFACVSTGVVALTHALTEDQIRLQEQKQLLSVLNQVIPHELHDNELYQACTLVTAPALGTDQPMPVYLASLNGEHSALAIEAIAPDGYNGAIKIIVGIDQAGTITGTRVLNHQETPGLGDKIDLRITDWILSFVGKQVSEANLTQWAVRKDGGQFDQFTGATITPRAVVKAVKNTVQYVNDNREQILAQPLNCGGNNE; encoded by the coding sequence ATGATCAATGCGATTCGAAAAAACGGCCTTGTTCTTGCGGTTTTTGCCTGTGTGTCAACGGGAGTCGTGGCGCTCACCCACGCCCTCACTGAGGATCAAATCCGTTTGCAAGAGCAAAAACAGTTGCTGTCGGTATTAAACCAAGTGATCCCCCATGAGCTACACGACAACGAGCTCTACCAGGCCTGTACATTGGTAACTGCGCCAGCACTTGGCACTGATCAACCTATGCCGGTGTATTTGGCGAGTTTAAACGGTGAGCACTCTGCCTTAGCCATCGAGGCCATCGCACCCGATGGCTATAATGGTGCGATCAAGATTATTGTTGGGATTGACCAAGCCGGCACCATTACCGGAACTCGAGTGCTAAACCACCAAGAGACACCGGGGTTAGGCGACAAAATTGATTTACGAATCACCGATTGGATTTTGAGCTTCGTCGGCAAACAAGTCAGCGAAGCTAATCTTACTCAGTGGGCGGTACGTAAAGATGGTGGGCAGTTTGATCAATTCACTGGCGCAACCATCACACCGCGTGCCGTGGTCAAGGCGGTTAAAAATACCGTGCAATATGTCAATGACAACCGAGAGCAGATTCTCGCCCAACCACTAAATTGTGGAGGCAACAATGAGTGA
- the rsxD gene encoding electron transport complex subunit RsxD, whose amino-acid sequence MAFFIASSPHAHNRRSTPDLMKWVALCALPGLFAQIYFFGWGTLIQLVFAVIIALSLEALVMLVRKRPPMSALRDNSALVTAWLLAIAIPPLSPWWVLVIGLVFAIVIAKHLYGGIGQNLFNPAMVAYVVLLISFPVQMTSWISPFELQSTTISSGDAFSLIFTGFNLEGLSLQQLRTGIDGVTMATPLDALKTSMRAGSTMSEAMSAPQFGGLAGIGWEWVNLAYLAGGLMLIKLRVISWHIPVGFLVGLGLLSSVFMLVAPGTTASPVIHLLSGATMLGAFFIATDPVSASTTVKGRVIFGLFIGVMVFIIRSWGGFPDGVAFAVLLGNMCVPLIDYYTKPRTYGH is encoded by the coding sequence GTGGCCTTCTTTATTGCCAGCTCACCCCATGCGCATAATCGCAGAAGCACTCCTGATCTCATGAAATGGGTAGCCCTGTGCGCCCTGCCAGGTCTCTTCGCGCAGATCTACTTTTTTGGTTGGGGAACCCTGATCCAATTGGTGTTCGCCGTCATTATTGCGCTAAGCCTTGAAGCATTAGTCATGCTGGTGAGAAAGCGTCCTCCAATGTCTGCATTGAGAGATAACAGTGCGCTTGTGACAGCATGGTTACTCGCCATTGCGATTCCCCCTCTTTCACCATGGTGGGTGTTGGTGATTGGTTTGGTATTTGCCATCGTTATCGCCAAACACCTGTATGGCGGGATCGGCCAAAATCTATTTAATCCAGCCATGGTCGCCTATGTCGTTTTGCTGATCTCGTTTCCAGTGCAAATGACCAGTTGGATCTCACCGTTCGAGTTGCAATCAACCACCATATCGAGCGGCGATGCATTCTCATTGATCTTTACTGGATTCAACCTCGAAGGCTTGTCATTACAGCAACTTAGAACCGGTATTGATGGCGTCACCATGGCAACGCCGCTTGATGCGCTTAAAACCTCAATGCGCGCGGGCAGCACAATGAGTGAAGCGATGTCCGCACCTCAGTTTGGCGGATTAGCTGGTATCGGTTGGGAATGGGTTAACCTCGCCTATCTCGCCGGTGGGCTCATGCTGATCAAGTTACGTGTGATCAGTTGGCACATTCCTGTTGGATTCTTGGTTGGTTTAGGTCTGTTAAGCAGCGTGTTTATGCTAGTCGCGCCAGGCACCACCGCATCACCGGTCATTCATCTGCTGTCTGGGGCTACCATGCTTGGTGCTTTCTTCATTGCCACAGACCCTGTGTCGGCGTCCACCACGGTGAAAGGCCGAGTGATCTTTGGTCTCTTTATTGGTGTGATGGTCTTTATCATCCGCAGCTGGGGCGGATTCCCTGATGGTGTGGCGTTTGCCGTCTTGCTCGGCAATATGTGTGTCCCTCTGATTGACTACTACACCAAACCGCGAACATACGGACACTAA